Within the Candidatus Babeliaceae bacterium genome, the region ATCAGATACAATAATTCTTGATACCCAAGGTTTAAAGAAGGGTATTAGTTTTTTACTTATTACTGATTGATATTCGAGTAACATGCAGACATGTTCAAGCGAAAGATGCTTAGAATTTTGCGTTATTATTTCTGAAAATTCTGATGAAAGGGTGGGATAATTAAAAAATGATGTGAGGAGCGATATGCTTGTTGAAGTTATAGGCGCATCAAGTTTAACATTTTGTACAGATTCTGATGTATTAATCACTTGGTCAGTTGTTATAAAAAAACCAAAACGATGCGGGCCCGTATACGTAGCGCTATAAGTAATAATTTTTTTTTTTAGTTTTGCATCTAGATGGGATATGTCTCCCAACCAATAAAAATGAGCTTGTCCCAAAAAAAGAGTTTCGAGACAATTATATAATTCATGAGGGTGTTCTTTTGAATACGGTAAAGGCACGCATGCTGGTCCAAAAAAATTGTTTTTTTTGGACCATATGAGCGAAAAAAAAGTTATTGGGTAGACATTCCCACTAAAGCACCATACAAAGGGTGTTTCAGTGGTTGAATGCTTTAAAAATTGATCAAGGTTCAATCAATTAATTCCTGATATAAAAAACTCTTTTCTTGTATCATGGTATCAGCTTCATGATTAAAAACATTGCACGAAGCTTCATCAAAAAATTCAAAAAGCTTATTTGCGCCCTTGCAAGCCAATTCTTGAACATTGTTATAGCAACTCCATGAGATTGGATGTTTTTCCGCAGATCCTTGTATTTCAATAATATTACCGCTGCGAGTGAGAACAAAATTGAAATCAGCATCGATTATTGTATCTTCTGCAAAATCCATATCCAAGAGTGGTATGTCGCCAGAAAGTCCAACAGAAATTGCAGCAAGTTCATCGGTTATAAAGTTTTGCTTGATAATACCCTTTGATTTCCAATAATCTTGAGCAGCTTTCAATGCTAAATAAGCGCCTGTTATGGAAGCAGTTCTCGTGCCCCCATCTGCTTGCAACACATCGCAATCAATAAAAATTGTTTGCTCGCCAAGGACATTGAAATTTATAATTGATCGCAACGCTCGACCAATGAGTCTTGATATTTCAATAGTTCTACCGCTTCTTTTATTAATAGTTACATCACGTACGGTGCGCATAGGTGTTGATGCGGGTAGCAACGAATATTCTGCCGTCAACCATCCAGTTTTTTTTCCACGGAGAAAATGTGGAACGCCTTGTTGAAGGCTAACGGATGATAAAACTTTGGTGTTACCCATTTCAAACAACGTTGATCCTGCTGCATAGGGGTATATATTGTACGCAACTTTAAGGGCTCTGAGTTCATCAAATGATCTATTATGAGCTCTTTGTTTGAGATTTAAAGATGTCCTGTGCATGCATTATCCAATAATTTTTAGTCTAATACGTCCTGTTTCAACTTCATAATCAAGTACTTCAACGCTTACCACATCATTTATTTGAAGATTTTTCATTGCTTCTTTATCTTGATTTGATATTGTCGACACGTGTACAAGACCATCAACTCCTGGAGCCAATTCTACAAAGATACCAAAATCAGCAAATCTTTTCACTATACCTGTATATCTTGTATGAGGTTCAATGATACCACCAAGTACCTTCACCCAACTGAGTGCTTGTTCAAGCTTTTCCCCTGGATGTCCAAAGATTTTTACCAGGCCATCGTCTTGAATGTCGATAGTAGTCCCAGTTTTTTCAGTAATATCACGAATAGTTTGACCGCCTTTACCAATGATGGCGCCTATTTTTTCTTTGGCAACTTTAAGCGTCATGAATTGTGGTACTAACGCAGAAAGTTTAGCATTAGGGGTCGTCATTACTTTTTGCATTTCATTAAGAATATGCAAACGAGCTTTTTTTGCCTGAGCAAGTGCTTGTTCAAAAATATGATGCGGTAATCCATCTTTATATTTTATATCCATCTGTATTGCAACAATACCATCAGATGTTCCAGCAACCTTAAAGTCCATAAGGCCAAATTCATCTTCAATACCAGCAATATCGGTAATAACTTGAAATGAACCATCATCTGATAATAGTCCCATAGCAACGCCACTTACCATTTTTCTAATAGGTACGCCTGCGTTCATCAGGGCCATAATGGATCCGCATACGGTTGCCATTGAGCTAGAACCATCGGATTCTAAAATATCTGTAACAATACGAATAGTATAAGGAAATATTTCTGGATTAGGTAATACCTCTTTGATAGCAGATGCCGCAAGGTGACCATGACCAATTTCTCGACGCCCTGGTCCGCGATTAGGTTTTACTTCGCCAACTGCAAAAGCTGGAAAGTTATAATGAAGCATGAATGGACTTTCTATGGTTTGTCCCATGAGATTGTCAATCTTTGCTTCATCTTGACCACCGCCAAGTGTAACACTTGTAAGAGCTTGTGTTCTGCCTCTCATAAAGAATGAAGATCCATGATTGAATGGAAGCAAGCCAACTTCAGTTGAAATTGGTCGTACTGTTTCAAAATCACGAAGATCGATACGCTTATTGAGTACAAAAATAAGATGAGTAATTTTTTCTTTAAGTATTACATCAAAAATATAAGACAAAAATGTTTTTGATACTTCCGGATTTTTTTCTACTTCTGTTGCATAGGTACTAAAAAATGTATCTTCTAGTGCGGTACGCGCTTGAGATCGTACTTGTTTGTCCTGAGTAAATAATTTTTTAACAGCATCATCTGTTAAAATTTGCTTCACTCGATCTGACCATACTGACCAGTCAAAAGCGTCAACAATTGGTTCTTTTTCTACACCAAGACTTTTTGCTATTTCTTTTTGCCATGCAACTTGCAGCTTAATTTTTTCATGTGCTAAAAAAAGCACATCAACAAAATCTTTTTCTGATATTTCATTGGTTGAGCCTTCAACCATGTTTATGCCATTTTCATTACCAGTAACGGTTATTCTGACATCAGATGCTAAATATTGTTGATATGTTGGATTAAAGATCCATGATCCCTCAACGCGTGCAACCTCGCATATTCCCACGGGACCCATAAAAGGAATTTTTGAAATAGTGAGTGCTATTGAGCTTGCTATAAGTGCAAGTGGATGTGGCATATTTTCTTTATCAACAGAATAAACAGTTGATAACATTTGTATTTGATTGAAGTAATTAGCAGGAAACAAAGGTCGAACCGCACGATCTATTATACGCGAAGTTAACACTTCTTTGTCAGTAGATTTTCCTTCACGCTTAAAATAACCGCCTGGAATCTTTCCTGCCGCTGCAAATTGCTCACGATAGTCGATTGTTAATGGTAAAAAACCAGGAAATTCTTTCGAAGGTGCAGACACTACCGTTGATAAAACTACAGTGCCTCCTTGCTGCAACCATGCAGCACCATCAGCTTGCCCGGCAAACTTACCAATCACTACTTCGTAACCAAACTCTGGTAAACTAAATTTTTTTTCCATTACGATAAACTCACTGAGCTAAAAATATATAATTTTTTTATCCTCTAAGATCAAGCTGATCTATCAGGCTTTTATAGGCAGGTTGACGATGTCTTTTCAAATAATTAAGAAAGCGTCGTCGTTGTCCTACAAGTTTCATAAGACCCGTTTGTGCAGTATAGTCCTTTTTATGAATTTTGAAATGTTTATTAATTTCATCAATACGATGACTTAATAAAGCAACTTGGACCTCAATAGATCCTGTGTCTTGATCATTAATTTTATGTTTATTAATGATAGCTATTTTTGATTCCATTGTGAAAAAACTCCAATCAATATGAGATTACTGGTAGGCGCGAGCGGGATTGAACCGCTGACCCTTGCTACGTCAAAGCAATGCTCTGCCACTGAGCTACGCGCCTTTATTTTACCTTTTACTTATTTTTAACTTACATTTGTTGTATCTTGATCATCGCCATGTTGCTCAAGATACTTTTTTCTAAACGATTTTATTCCTGTACCAGCAGGTATCAACTTACCAATAATAACATTTTCCTTTAATCCGTAAAGGTAGTCAATCGATCCTGAAATGGCAGCTTCACCCAAAATCCTCGTCGTTTCTTGGAATGATGATGCAGAAATAAAGCTTTCTGTTTCAAGTGACGCTAATGTTATTCCCATGAGTACTGGTTTTGCGGTAGCTACTTTTTTGCCTTCCGTTTGAAGCGCCATGTTAATAGTTTTGAAATGAATTCTATCAACACGATCTCCGACTAAGAAACTGGTGTCGCCTGGATCAGTAATACGAACTTTACGTAACATTTGTCTTACAATAAGTTCTATATGACGATCATTGATATCAACACCTTGCAGACGATAAATTTCTTGAATTTGGTTAACAAGATAACGTTGCAATGTTTCTGGTCCAAGAATACGTAAAACATCATGCAATATTGGTGTACCCGATGTTATAGGGTCTCCAGCATTAATGTGTTCTCCGTTGACCACATTAAGCTGTTTGCCTCGTGGAATGAAATAATCAATTGCTTCATCGCCATGAACGACTGATATTTTTCTTAAGCCACGATGCAGTCCGCCAAAAACTATTTCACCATCAATATCAGCAATAATTGCTGGATCTTTTGGCATACGTGCTTCAAATAATTCGGCAATTCTAGGTAAACCGCCTGTGATATCTTTTGTTCTTGAAGCTTCGCGTGGCATTTTAACTATAACGTCACCAATTTCTACCCGCTGACCATTTTCAACACTTAAATATGAACCAGCTGGTAAATAATATTGAATAATTTCATTCCCATCTTTATCAAGTATATTAATGGCGGGTTGATATTTGTCGCTCTTATGCTCAAGAACAAGCTTTGCTGAACGATGAGATGTTTCATCATATCGTTCTTGAATAGTTACATTTTCTACAAGATCAATGTAATTTACCTTACCAGCATGCTCTGTCATAATTACTTTATTGTGAGCATCGATTTCAACAAGCTTAGTTCCCGTTGTAACTGCTTCACCATCTTTTACAAGCAAACGTGATCCGTATTCAATATTATGACTTTGTAATTCACGCCCATCAGGAGATGTCAGAATTAATTTAGACTTTCTATTCATTAAAACGATTTGACCCTCACGGTTTTTTACCGTTTTAATGGCTTGTAATTGAACAATACCATTATGCTTTGCAACAATCGAAGATTGTTCACTCAAGCTAGCTGTTCCACCAATGTGGAATGTTCTCATAGTAAGCTGAGTTCCAGGTTCACCAATGGATTGAGCCGCTATGATACCAACTGTTGCGCCGATATCAATTAACATTCCTTTTGACATATCCAGACCATAGCATTGCGAACATATTCCTCGCTTTGCTTGGCAGGTTAATACAGAACGAACGGTTATTTTCGTAATAGCAGAACCTTTTATTTTTTCGATATCTTCTCTTTGCACAATATCGTTTTGTTTTAAGAGAAGCTCACCAGAAACAGGGTCCTTTATATCAGCTGCGAGAGAACGTCCGTATGCGCGATTTGCAAGAGAATAAATAATATCACCGGATTCTTGAAGATCTTCAAGCTCAATGTAACCCATTGTTTTGCAATCATTCATACTAATGACCATGTCTTGAGCAACATCGACCAATCGACGTGTAAGATAACCGGAGTTTGCAGTTTTTAATGCTGTATCCGCCTGCCCTTTTCGCGCACCGTGTGTTGAAATGAAATATTCAAAAACGCTCAAACCATCTTTAAAGTTTGTTTTAACAGGCGTTTCCATAATTTCACCAGATGGTTTTGCCATCAAGCCTCTCATACCAACGAGCTGCTTTATTTGATCTTTTGTACCGCGAGCTCCAGATTCGAGCATCATAAATATAGGGTTGAATGACTGAGATTCTTTATTTTCATTCTTAAAGGCAATCTGATCTTCTTTTTCAAGATCTTTCATCATGCTAGAGGCAATATCT harbors:
- the rph gene encoding ribonuclease PH: MHRTSLNLKQRAHNRSFDELRALKVAYNIYPYAAGSTLFEMGNTKVLSSVSLQQGVPHFLRGKKTGWLTAEYSLLPASTPMRTVRDVTINKRSGRTIEISRLIGRALRSIINFNVLGEQTIFIDCDVLQADGGTRTASITGAYLALKAAQDYWKSKGIIKQNFITDELAAISVGLSGDIPLLDMDFAEDTIIDADFNFVLTRSGNIIEIQGSAEKHPISWSCYNNVQELACKGANKLFEFFDEASCNVFNHEADTMIQEKSFLYQELID
- the pnp gene encoding polyribonucleotide nucleotidyltransferase; its protein translation is MEKKFSLPEFGYEVVIGKFAGQADGAAWLQQGGTVVLSTVVSAPSKEFPGFLPLTIDYREQFAAAGKIPGGYFKREGKSTDKEVLTSRIIDRAVRPLFPANYFNQIQMLSTVYSVDKENMPHPLALIASSIALTISKIPFMGPVGICEVARVEGSWIFNPTYQQYLASDVRITVTGNENGINMVEGSTNEISEKDFVDVLFLAHEKIKLQVAWQKEIAKSLGVEKEPIVDAFDWSVWSDRVKQILTDDAVKKLFTQDKQVRSQARTALEDTFFSTYATEVEKNPEVSKTFLSYIFDVILKEKITHLIFVLNKRIDLRDFETVRPISTEVGLLPFNHGSSFFMRGRTQALTSVTLGGGQDEAKIDNLMGQTIESPFMLHYNFPAFAVGEVKPNRGPGRREIGHGHLAASAIKEVLPNPEIFPYTIRIVTDILESDGSSSMATVCGSIMALMNAGVPIRKMVSGVAMGLLSDDGSFQVITDIAGIEDEFGLMDFKVAGTSDGIVAIQMDIKYKDGLPHHIFEQALAQAKKARLHILNEMQKVMTTPNAKLSALVPQFMTLKVAKEKIGAIIGKGGQTIRDITEKTGTTIDIQDDGLVKIFGHPGEKLEQALSWVKVLGGIIEPHTRYTGIVKRFADFGIFVELAPGVDGLVHVSTISNQDKEAMKNLQINDVVSVEVLDYEVETGRIRLKIIG
- the rpsO gene encoding 30S ribosomal protein S15 encodes the protein MESKIAIINKHKINDQDTGSIEVQVALLSHRIDEINKHFKIHKKDYTAQTGLMKLVGQRRRFLNYLKRHRQPAYKSLIDQLDLRG